The following proteins are co-located in the Robbsia betulipollinis genome:
- a CDS encoding dihydrolipoyl dehydrogenase: protein MSQTSSRRLEVDVAVIGAGSAGMSAYRAAVKQGARTVLIESGEYGTTCARHACMPSKLLIAAANALHDTTLLDGFGIALDAPPRVDETRVLERVRRERDRFAGLVVDEVATFPAADKLRGLARFLSDTVLQVGDDTEVHARASVIATGGAAVIPEEYRVLGPTLVTSDDVFEWRTLPRRLAVVGTGVIAIELGQALSRLGVDVTMFGKGGGIASISDPKVADYALRRFTREFPIHQHAEVHAALRADGRAELRFADAQGVARCETYDFVLMATGRAPNLKKLSLENTSVRCDAHGVPLFDPDTLQCLSERTGRDAAAHPGAGAPIFIAGDANHQRPWLNDASNEGRIAGEGAVRWPAAVPQSRPVVLSLVFCDPGVLMAGQPLSALDPDAIVIGEVSFENQGRSRVTQRNHGLLRVYADLRTGHLLGAEGIAPAGEHLGHLIAWCVQQRMTLDQILTMPFYHPVFEEGLRTALRDAAKARFRAHPCADPSLSDAVGA from the coding sequence ATGAGTCAAACAAGCAGCCGCCGCCTCGAGGTCGACGTTGCCGTCATCGGCGCCGGTTCGGCCGGGATGTCGGCCTACCGCGCCGCCGTCAAGCAAGGCGCGCGGACGGTGCTCATCGAATCCGGCGAATACGGCACGACCTGCGCGCGTCATGCGTGCATGCCCTCCAAGCTCCTGATCGCCGCGGCGAATGCGCTGCACGACACGACGCTGCTCGACGGTTTCGGCATCGCGCTCGACGCGCCGCCGCGCGTGGACGAGACGCGCGTGCTCGAACGCGTGCGCCGTGAGCGCGACCGTTTCGCGGGTCTGGTGGTGGACGAGGTGGCAACATTCCCGGCCGCGGACAAGCTCCGCGGCCTCGCCCGTTTCTTGTCGGACACCGTGCTGCAGGTGGGGGACGACACCGAAGTGCATGCCCGCGCCAGCGTCATCGCCACCGGCGGCGCCGCCGTGATCCCGGAGGAATATCGGGTGCTCGGGCCCACGCTCGTCACCAGCGACGATGTTTTCGAATGGCGCACGCTGCCCCGCCGCCTCGCGGTGGTGGGCACCGGCGTCATCGCAATCGAACTCGGACAGGCGCTGTCGCGGCTCGGCGTCGACGTGACGATGTTCGGCAAGGGCGGCGGCATCGCCTCGATCAGCGACCCCAAGGTCGCCGACTATGCGCTGCGACGCTTTACCCGCGAATTCCCGATTCATCAACATGCCGAGGTACACGCCGCGTTGCGCGCCGACGGCCGCGCCGAACTGCGTTTCGCCGACGCCCAGGGCGTGGCGCGCTGCGAAACGTACGACTTCGTGCTGATGGCCACCGGACGCGCGCCGAACCTGAAGAAACTGTCGCTCGAGAACACCTCGGTGCGGTGCGATGCGCATGGCGTGCCGCTGTTCGACCCGGACACGCTGCAGTGCCTGAGCGAGCGCACCGGCCGTGATGCCGCCGCGCATCCCGGCGCAGGCGCACCGATCTTCATCGCCGGCGACGCGAACCATCAACGCCCCTGGCTCAACGACGCATCGAACGAGGGTCGTATCGCGGGCGAAGGCGCCGTACGCTGGCCCGCCGCCGTGCCGCAGTCCCGCCCGGTCGTACTGTCGCTCGTGTTCTGCGACCCCGGCGTGCTGATGGCGGGCCAGCCGCTGTCGGCGCTCGATCCGGACGCCATCGTCATCGGCGAGGTGAGCTTCGAGAATCAGGGACGCAGCCGGGTAACGCAGCGCAATCACGGGCTGCTGCGCGTCTACGCCGACCTGCGCACCGGCCATCTGCTGGGCGCCGAAGGCATCGCACCGGCCGGCGAGCACCTCGGGCATCTGATCGCGTGGTGCGTACAGCAGCGCATGACGCTCGACCAGATCCTGACCATGCCGTTCTACCATCCGGTCTTCGAGGAAGGATTGCGTACGGCCCTGCGCGATGCGGCGAAGGCGCGGTTCCGCGCGCATCCGTGCGCGGACCCGTCGCTGAGCGACGCCGTCGGTGCCTGA